One stretch of Maylandia zebra isolate NMK-2024a linkage group LG13, Mzebra_GT3a, whole genome shotgun sequence DNA includes these proteins:
- the lrrfip2 gene encoding leucine-rich repeat flightless-interacting protein 2 isoform X4: MSSSTNMGTQGTGRKRAPLKDRFSAEDEALSSIAREAEARLAAKRAARAEARDIRMRELERQQKELSYRSSSSSSRKWGQIHQWMADAEKARASSSSRSSSRHQRGLDDDVTSVRSYRSSSSGIRDLGSKSQSSSRRKDALSDGISTSSALKSSRSTSSVYNDLHSHKKASSRPSKKDLLTGLYHDQRNYTSLTKTKPPPLLSTSTYRASICDDAGLYGSGYSSRAPSEYSWYSSGASSTRSSPVSSSDDDTVSSVSQERGSRGRRDSGSSDLLDISESAADYFSRSNRRGSIVSDLDDLSIPDLDALDEKCDKQYSDYSRPSSRCATPGLSAATLASLGGTSSRRGSTDTSSAYDPDTSLSELRDIYELKDQIQDVEGRYMQGLKELKESLTEVEEKYKKAMVSNAQLDNDKANLIYQVDTLKDVIEEMEEQMSEMKRELEEKSKDLERQKHTCTVLQHKQEELKEGIRQRDELIEESQKMQTKLDALTREVFDLQETINWKDKKIAALERQKEYFDCIRNERDELRDELADIKGKSKAGEKHGLVIIPDGTPNGDVNHESPSSGITLVSQEAAQVLESAGEGPLDVRLRKLAEEKDELLAQIRKLKNQLEEEKQKHSKVDSSYTDGERMENGTDLHLIEMQRDANRQISEYKFKLSKAEQEMGTMEQNINRLEGQVSRYKAAADNAEKIEDELKAEKRKIQRELRTALDKVEEMEMTNNHLVKRLEKMKANRNALLSQQ; this comes from the exons GCGGAGGCGAGGCTGGCAGCAAAGAGGGCGGCTCGGGCAGAGGCAAGAGACATTCGAATGAGGGAACTTGAACGGCAACAGAAAGAG CTTTCTTACCGCTCATCCAGCAGTAGCAGCAGAAAATGGGGTCAGATCCACCAGTGGATG GCTGACGCAGAAAAAGCCAGAGCCTCTAGTAGTAGTAGATCCAGCAGCCGTCATCAGCGG GGGCTGGATGATGATGTCACGTCAGTCCGCAGCTACAGG TCGTCGTCATCAGGAATACGTGACTTGGGGTCTAAGAGTCAATCCAGTTCCCGTAGAAAAGATGCCTTG TCTGATGGCATCTCTACTAGCTCTGCGCTCAAGAGTTCACGCTCCACT AGTTCTGTGTACAATGATCTGCATAGCCATAAGAAGGCTTCATCCCGGCCCTCAAAGAAAGACCTTCTG ACTGGGCTGTACCACGATCAGAGGAACTACACCAGCCTAACAAAGACCAAACCACCACCTCTTCTCTCCACCTCTACCTATCGG GCCTCTATTTGCGACGACGCTGGCCTTTACGGCTCAGGCTACAGTTCAAGAGCT CCCTCTGAATACAGCTGGTACtcctctggagccagctccactCGTAGCAGCCCTGTG TCTTCCTCAGATGATGACACTGTCAGCAGTGTGTCCCAGGAACGCGGTAGCAGAGGCAGGAGGGACAGTGGG TCTTCTGACCTCTTGGACATTAGTGAATCGGCCGCTGATTATTTCAGCCGCTCCAACCGAAGAGGCAGTATTGTGTCTGACCTTGATGATTTGAGTATTCCAGATTTGGATGCT CTGGATGAAAAATGTGACAAGCAGTATTCAGATTATAGTAGA CCATCCTCCCGGTGTGCCACCCCAGGCCTCTCGGCAGCCACCCTGGCATCACTGGGTGGTACCTCATCACGTCGAGGTAGCACAGACACCAGCAGCGCCTACGACCCCGACACCAGTCTGAGTGAACTTAGG GATATCTATGAACTAAAGGACCAGATTCAGGATGTAGAAGGGCGGTACATGCAAGGGCTTAAAGAGCTGAAG GAGTCACTCACAGAGGTAGAGGAGAAGTACAAGAAAGCCATGGTATCGAATGCACAGCTGGACAACGACAAAGCCAACCTCATCTATCAAGTGGACACACTCAAGGATGTCATAGAGGAGATGGAGGAGCAAATGTCAGAGATGAAGAGGGAGCTGGAAGAAAAGTCGAAG GATctagaaagacaaaaacacacatgtacaGTTCTCCAGCATAAACAAGAAGAACTGAAAGAGGGAATCCGCCAGAGAGATGAGCTTATAGAG GAGAGCCAGAAAATGCAGACTAAGTTAGATGCCCTCACCAGAGAGGTGTTTGACCTGCAGGAAACGATAAACTGGAAGGACAAAAAGATTGCG GCCCTAGAGAGGCAGAAAGAGTACTTTGATTGCATTAGGAATGaaagagatgagctcagagatGAGCTCGCTGACATCAAGGGGAAATCCAAAGCAGGAGAG AAACATGGGCTGGTCATCATCCCAGATGGTACACCAAACGGAGATGTCAACCACGAGTCTCCGTCCTCAGGGATCACTTTGGTCTCCCAGGAGGCCGCCCAGGTGCTGGAGTCTGCAGGAGAGGGTCCACTGG ATGTCAGGCTACGGAAGTTGGCAGAGGAGAAGGACGAACTTTTGGCTCAGATTAGGAAACTGAAGaatcagctggaggaggagaaacAGAAACACTCAAAGGTGGACAGTTCGTACACAGATGGGGAGAGGATGGAAAACGGTACAGACCTGCACCTTATTGAAATGCAGA GAGATGCCAACAGACAGATTAGTGAATACAAATTCAAGCTTTCAAAAGCAGAACAGGAAATGGGTACAATGGAACAAAAT aTTAACAGACTTGAAGGGCAAGTCTCCCGGTACAAGGCAGCGGCAGATAACGCAGAGAAAATCGAGGACGAACTTAAAGCAGAAAAACGTAAAATTCAAAGAGAG CTGCGCACAGCTTTAGATAAGGTAGAGGAGATGGAGATGACCAACAACCACCTAGTAAAGCGCCTTGAGAAAATGAAGGCCAACAGGAATGCCCTTCTGTCACAGCAATGA
- the lrrfip2 gene encoding leucine-rich repeat flightless-interacting protein 2 isoform X11, whose translation MSSSTNMGTQGTGRKRAPLKDRFSAEDEALSSIAREAEARLAAKRAARAEARDIRMRELERQQKELDEKCDKQYSDYSRPSSRCATPGLSAATLASLGGTSSRRGSTDTSSAYDPDTSLSELRDIYELKDQIQDVEGRYMQGLKELKESLTEVEEKYKKAMVSNAQLDNDKANLIYQVDTLKDVIEEMEEQMSEMKRELEEKSKDLERQKHTCTVLQHKQEELKEGIRQRDELIEESQKMQTKLDALTREVFDLQETINWKDKKIAALERQKEYFDCIRNERDELRDELADIKGKSKAGEKHGLVIIPDGTPNGDVNHESPSSGITLVSQEAAQVLESAGEGPLDVRLRKLAEEKDELLAQIRKLKNQLEEEKQKHSKVDSSYTDGERMENGTDLHLIEMQRDANRQISEYKFKLSKAEQEMGTMEQNINRLEGQVSRYKAAADNAEKIEDELKAEKRKIQRELRTALDKVEEMEMTNNHLVKRLEKMKANRNALLSQQ comes from the exons GCGGAGGCGAGGCTGGCAGCAAAGAGGGCGGCTCGGGCAGAGGCAAGAGACATTCGAATGAGGGAACTTGAACGGCAACAGAAAGAG CTGGATGAAAAATGTGACAAGCAGTATTCAGATTATAGTAGA CCATCCTCCCGGTGTGCCACCCCAGGCCTCTCGGCAGCCACCCTGGCATCACTGGGTGGTACCTCATCACGTCGAGGTAGCACAGACACCAGCAGCGCCTACGACCCCGACACCAGTCTGAGTGAACTTAGG GATATCTATGAACTAAAGGACCAGATTCAGGATGTAGAAGGGCGGTACATGCAAGGGCTTAAAGAGCTGAAG GAGTCACTCACAGAGGTAGAGGAGAAGTACAAGAAAGCCATGGTATCGAATGCACAGCTGGACAACGACAAAGCCAACCTCATCTATCAAGTGGACACACTCAAGGATGTCATAGAGGAGATGGAGGAGCAAATGTCAGAGATGAAGAGGGAGCTGGAAGAAAAGTCGAAG GATctagaaagacaaaaacacacatgtacaGTTCTCCAGCATAAACAAGAAGAACTGAAAGAGGGAATCCGCCAGAGAGATGAGCTTATAGAG GAGAGCCAGAAAATGCAGACTAAGTTAGATGCCCTCACCAGAGAGGTGTTTGACCTGCAGGAAACGATAAACTGGAAGGACAAAAAGATTGCG GCCCTAGAGAGGCAGAAAGAGTACTTTGATTGCATTAGGAATGaaagagatgagctcagagatGAGCTCGCTGACATCAAGGGGAAATCCAAAGCAGGAGAG AAACATGGGCTGGTCATCATCCCAGATGGTACACCAAACGGAGATGTCAACCACGAGTCTCCGTCCTCAGGGATCACTTTGGTCTCCCAGGAGGCCGCCCAGGTGCTGGAGTCTGCAGGAGAGGGTCCACTGG ATGTCAGGCTACGGAAGTTGGCAGAGGAGAAGGACGAACTTTTGGCTCAGATTAGGAAACTGAAGaatcagctggaggaggagaaacAGAAACACTCAAAGGTGGACAGTTCGTACACAGATGGGGAGAGGATGGAAAACGGTACAGACCTGCACCTTATTGAAATGCAGA GAGATGCCAACAGACAGATTAGTGAATACAAATTCAAGCTTTCAAAAGCAGAACAGGAAATGGGTACAATGGAACAAAAT aTTAACAGACTTGAAGGGCAAGTCTCCCGGTACAAGGCAGCGGCAGATAACGCAGAGAAAATCGAGGACGAACTTAAAGCAGAAAAACGTAAAATTCAAAGAGAG CTGCGCACAGCTTTAGATAAGGTAGAGGAGATGGAGATGACCAACAACCACCTAGTAAAGCGCCTTGAGAAAATGAAGGCCAACAGGAATGCCCTTCTGTCACAGCAATGA
- the lrrfip2 gene encoding leucine-rich repeat flightless-interacting protein 2 isoform X10, with the protein MSSSTNMGTQGTGRKRAPLKDRFSAEDEALSSIAREAEARLAAKRAARAEARDIRMRELERQQKELSYRSSSSSSRKWGQIHQWMADAEKARASSSSRSSSRHQRGLDDDVTSVRSYRSSSSGIRDLGSKSQSSSRRKDALSDGISTSSALKSSRSTSSVYNDLHSHKKASSRPSKKDLLTGLYHDQRNYTSLTKTKPPPLLSTSTYRLDEKCDKQYSDYSRPSSRCATPGLSAATLASLGGTSSRRGSTDTSSAYDPDTSLSELRDIYELKDQIQDVEGRYMQGLKELKESLTEVEEKYKKAMVSNAQLDNDKANLIYQVDTLKDVIEEMEEQMSEMKRELEEKSKDLERQKHTCTVLQHKQEELKEGIRQRDELIEESQKMQTKLDALTREVFDLQETINWKDKKIAALERQKEYFDCIRNERDELRDELADIKGKSKAGEKHGLVIIPDGTPNGDVNHESPSSGITLVSQEAAQVLESAGEGPLDVRLRKLAEEKDELLAQIRKLKNQLEEEKQKHSKVDSSYTDGERMENGTDLHLIEMQRDANRQISEYKFKLSKAEQEMGTMEQNINRLEGQVSRYKAAADNAEKIEDELKAEKRKIQRELRTALDKVEEMEMTNNHLVKRLEKMKANRNALLSQQ; encoded by the exons GCGGAGGCGAGGCTGGCAGCAAAGAGGGCGGCTCGGGCAGAGGCAAGAGACATTCGAATGAGGGAACTTGAACGGCAACAGAAAGAG CTTTCTTACCGCTCATCCAGCAGTAGCAGCAGAAAATGGGGTCAGATCCACCAGTGGATG GCTGACGCAGAAAAAGCCAGAGCCTCTAGTAGTAGTAGATCCAGCAGCCGTCATCAGCGG GGGCTGGATGATGATGTCACGTCAGTCCGCAGCTACAGG TCGTCGTCATCAGGAATACGTGACTTGGGGTCTAAGAGTCAATCCAGTTCCCGTAGAAAAGATGCCTTG TCTGATGGCATCTCTACTAGCTCTGCGCTCAAGAGTTCACGCTCCACT AGTTCTGTGTACAATGATCTGCATAGCCATAAGAAGGCTTCATCCCGGCCCTCAAAGAAAGACCTTCTG ACTGGGCTGTACCACGATCAGAGGAACTACACCAGCCTAACAAAGACCAAACCACCACCTCTTCTCTCCACCTCTACCTATCGG CTGGATGAAAAATGTGACAAGCAGTATTCAGATTATAGTAGA CCATCCTCCCGGTGTGCCACCCCAGGCCTCTCGGCAGCCACCCTGGCATCACTGGGTGGTACCTCATCACGTCGAGGTAGCACAGACACCAGCAGCGCCTACGACCCCGACACCAGTCTGAGTGAACTTAGG GATATCTATGAACTAAAGGACCAGATTCAGGATGTAGAAGGGCGGTACATGCAAGGGCTTAAAGAGCTGAAG GAGTCACTCACAGAGGTAGAGGAGAAGTACAAGAAAGCCATGGTATCGAATGCACAGCTGGACAACGACAAAGCCAACCTCATCTATCAAGTGGACACACTCAAGGATGTCATAGAGGAGATGGAGGAGCAAATGTCAGAGATGAAGAGGGAGCTGGAAGAAAAGTCGAAG GATctagaaagacaaaaacacacatgtacaGTTCTCCAGCATAAACAAGAAGAACTGAAAGAGGGAATCCGCCAGAGAGATGAGCTTATAGAG GAGAGCCAGAAAATGCAGACTAAGTTAGATGCCCTCACCAGAGAGGTGTTTGACCTGCAGGAAACGATAAACTGGAAGGACAAAAAGATTGCG GCCCTAGAGAGGCAGAAAGAGTACTTTGATTGCATTAGGAATGaaagagatgagctcagagatGAGCTCGCTGACATCAAGGGGAAATCCAAAGCAGGAGAG AAACATGGGCTGGTCATCATCCCAGATGGTACACCAAACGGAGATGTCAACCACGAGTCTCCGTCCTCAGGGATCACTTTGGTCTCCCAGGAGGCCGCCCAGGTGCTGGAGTCTGCAGGAGAGGGTCCACTGG ATGTCAGGCTACGGAAGTTGGCAGAGGAGAAGGACGAACTTTTGGCTCAGATTAGGAAACTGAAGaatcagctggaggaggagaaacAGAAACACTCAAAGGTGGACAGTTCGTACACAGATGGGGAGAGGATGGAAAACGGTACAGACCTGCACCTTATTGAAATGCAGA GAGATGCCAACAGACAGATTAGTGAATACAAATTCAAGCTTTCAAAAGCAGAACAGGAAATGGGTACAATGGAACAAAAT aTTAACAGACTTGAAGGGCAAGTCTCCCGGTACAAGGCAGCGGCAGATAACGCAGAGAAAATCGAGGACGAACTTAAAGCAGAAAAACGTAAAATTCAAAGAGAG CTGCGCACAGCTTTAGATAAGGTAGAGGAGATGGAGATGACCAACAACCACCTAGTAAAGCGCCTTGAGAAAATGAAGGCCAACAGGAATGCCCTTCTGTCACAGCAATGA
- the lrrfip2 gene encoding leucine-rich repeat flightless-interacting protein 2 isoform X16: protein MSSSTNMGTQGTGRKRAPLKDRFSAEDEALSSIAREAEARLAAKRAARAEARDIRMRELERQQKELDEKCDKQYSDYSRPSSRCATPGLSAATLASLGGTSSRRGSTDTSSAYDPDTSLSELRESLTEVEEKYKKAMVSNAQLDNDKANLIYQVDTLKDVIEEMEEQMSEMKRELEEKSKDLERQKHTCTVLQHKQEELKEGIRQRDELIEKHGLVIIPDGTPNGDVNHESPSSGITLVSQEAAQVLESAGEGPLDVRLRKLAEEKDELLAQIRKLKNQLEEEKQKHSKVDSSYTDGERMENGTDLHLIEMQRDANRQISEYKFKLSKAEQEMGTMEQNINRLEGQVSRYKAAADNAEKIEDELKAEKRKIQRELRTALDKVEEMEMTNNHLVKRLEKMKANRNALLSQQ from the exons GCGGAGGCGAGGCTGGCAGCAAAGAGGGCGGCTCGGGCAGAGGCAAGAGACATTCGAATGAGGGAACTTGAACGGCAACAGAAAGAG CTGGATGAAAAATGTGACAAGCAGTATTCAGATTATAGTAGA CCATCCTCCCGGTGTGCCACCCCAGGCCTCTCGGCAGCCACCCTGGCATCACTGGGTGGTACCTCATCACGTCGAGGTAGCACAGACACCAGCAGCGCCTACGACCCCGACACCAGTCTGAGTGAACTTAGG GAGTCACTCACAGAGGTAGAGGAGAAGTACAAGAAAGCCATGGTATCGAATGCACAGCTGGACAACGACAAAGCCAACCTCATCTATCAAGTGGACACACTCAAGGATGTCATAGAGGAGATGGAGGAGCAAATGTCAGAGATGAAGAGGGAGCTGGAAGAAAAGTCGAAG GATctagaaagacaaaaacacacatgtacaGTTCTCCAGCATAAACAAGAAGAACTGAAAGAGGGAATCCGCCAGAGAGATGAGCTTATAGAG AAACATGGGCTGGTCATCATCCCAGATGGTACACCAAACGGAGATGTCAACCACGAGTCTCCGTCCTCAGGGATCACTTTGGTCTCCCAGGAGGCCGCCCAGGTGCTGGAGTCTGCAGGAGAGGGTCCACTGG ATGTCAGGCTACGGAAGTTGGCAGAGGAGAAGGACGAACTTTTGGCTCAGATTAGGAAACTGAAGaatcagctggaggaggagaaacAGAAACACTCAAAGGTGGACAGTTCGTACACAGATGGGGAGAGGATGGAAAACGGTACAGACCTGCACCTTATTGAAATGCAGA GAGATGCCAACAGACAGATTAGTGAATACAAATTCAAGCTTTCAAAAGCAGAACAGGAAATGGGTACAATGGAACAAAAT aTTAACAGACTTGAAGGGCAAGTCTCCCGGTACAAGGCAGCGGCAGATAACGCAGAGAAAATCGAGGACGAACTTAAAGCAGAAAAACGTAAAATTCAAAGAGAG CTGCGCACAGCTTTAGATAAGGTAGAGGAGATGGAGATGACCAACAACCACCTAGTAAAGCGCCTTGAGAAAATGAAGGCCAACAGGAATGCCCTTCTGTCACAGCAATGA
- the lrrfip2 gene encoding leucine-rich repeat flightless-interacting protein 2 isoform X14 has product MSSSTNMGTQGTGRKRAPLKDRFSAEDEALSSIAREAEARLAAKRAARAEARDIRMRELERQQKELDEKCDKQYSDYSRPSSRCATPGLSAATLASLGGTSSRRGSTDTSSAYDPDTSLSELRESLTEVEEKYKKAMVSNAQLDNDKANLIYQVDTLKDVIEEMEEQMSEMKRELEEKSKDLERQKHTCTVLQHKQEELKEGIRQRDELIEALERQKEYFDCIRNERDELRDELADIKGKSKAGEKHGLVIIPDGTPNGDVNHESPSSGITLVSQEAAQVLESAGEGPLDVRLRKLAEEKDELLAQIRKLKNQLEEEKQKHSKVDSSYTDGERMENGTDLHLIEMQRDANRQISEYKFKLSKAEQEMGTMEQNINRLEGQVSRYKAAADNAEKIEDELKAEKRKIQRELRTALDKVEEMEMTNNHLVKRLEKMKANRNALLSQQ; this is encoded by the exons GCGGAGGCGAGGCTGGCAGCAAAGAGGGCGGCTCGGGCAGAGGCAAGAGACATTCGAATGAGGGAACTTGAACGGCAACAGAAAGAG CTGGATGAAAAATGTGACAAGCAGTATTCAGATTATAGTAGA CCATCCTCCCGGTGTGCCACCCCAGGCCTCTCGGCAGCCACCCTGGCATCACTGGGTGGTACCTCATCACGTCGAGGTAGCACAGACACCAGCAGCGCCTACGACCCCGACACCAGTCTGAGTGAACTTAGG GAGTCACTCACAGAGGTAGAGGAGAAGTACAAGAAAGCCATGGTATCGAATGCACAGCTGGACAACGACAAAGCCAACCTCATCTATCAAGTGGACACACTCAAGGATGTCATAGAGGAGATGGAGGAGCAAATGTCAGAGATGAAGAGGGAGCTGGAAGAAAAGTCGAAG GATctagaaagacaaaaacacacatgtacaGTTCTCCAGCATAAACAAGAAGAACTGAAAGAGGGAATCCGCCAGAGAGATGAGCTTATAGAG GCCCTAGAGAGGCAGAAAGAGTACTTTGATTGCATTAGGAATGaaagagatgagctcagagatGAGCTCGCTGACATCAAGGGGAAATCCAAAGCAGGAGAG AAACATGGGCTGGTCATCATCCCAGATGGTACACCAAACGGAGATGTCAACCACGAGTCTCCGTCCTCAGGGATCACTTTGGTCTCCCAGGAGGCCGCCCAGGTGCTGGAGTCTGCAGGAGAGGGTCCACTGG ATGTCAGGCTACGGAAGTTGGCAGAGGAGAAGGACGAACTTTTGGCTCAGATTAGGAAACTGAAGaatcagctggaggaggagaaacAGAAACACTCAAAGGTGGACAGTTCGTACACAGATGGGGAGAGGATGGAAAACGGTACAGACCTGCACCTTATTGAAATGCAGA GAGATGCCAACAGACAGATTAGTGAATACAAATTCAAGCTTTCAAAAGCAGAACAGGAAATGGGTACAATGGAACAAAAT aTTAACAGACTTGAAGGGCAAGTCTCCCGGTACAAGGCAGCGGCAGATAACGCAGAGAAAATCGAGGACGAACTTAAAGCAGAAAAACGTAAAATTCAAAGAGAG CTGCGCACAGCTTTAGATAAGGTAGAGGAGATGGAGATGACCAACAACCACCTAGTAAAGCGCCTTGAGAAAATGAAGGCCAACAGGAATGCCCTTCTGTCACAGCAATGA